TCGTCGTCGAGCATGAAGAAGAACTCGGCAAGCTCGACGCGATCGCCGGCGACGGCGACCACGGTATCGGCATGCGCCGTGGCGTGGACGCTGCGGCCGCAGCAGGCGAGGCCGCGTCGGGATCATCCGTGGCCAGGATTCTGCTGGCTGCCGGCGAGGCCTGGAGCGAAAAGGCCGGCGGCACCTCCGGCGCGCTGTGGGGTTCTGCGGTCATCGCGGCTGGCCAGGCCCTCGGCAACCGCGACTCCTACACTGACGCGGACGCACGCGCGGCAGTGACCGCGTTCGCCAACGCCATCACGGAGCTCGGCAAGGCAGAACCGGGGGACAAGACCATGGTCGATGCCCTCCTGCCGTTCCGGGACACTTTCCTGGCAGAGCTCGACGGCGGAGCGTCGGCTAACCAGGCACTGGCAGCAGCCGCTGCGGCTGCCGAGTCCGCTGCCGCGGCAACCGCAGACCTCCGTCCGCTCAAGGGCAGGGCACGTCCACTCGCGGAGAAGAGCCTTGGGCACCCGGACCCCGGTGCTGTCTCCTTCGGGCTGATAGTCAACCGCATCTCGCAATTCATTGATTCACAACTGGCCACCGCCGCTTCGGCACCGGCCGGAAACGGAGCCACAGAATGAGTACAGCAGCAGGCTGGCGCATAGTCGTCGGCAACGATGAAGCAGGCGTCGAGTACAAGCAGGCCCTGGTGGCCCTCCTCGAAGCAGACCCGCGCGTCGAGTCCGTCACCGACGTCGGGGTGGGAGCCAACGACTCCACCGCCTACCCGCACGTGGCCGTCGACGCAGCCCGCAAGGTAGCCGACGGCGAAGCCGACCGTGCGCTGCTGATCTGCGGCACCGGACTGGGTGTGGCCATCGCCGCGAACAAGGTTCCCGGCATCCGCGCAGTCACCGCGCACGACAGCTACTCGGTGGAGCGTTCCGTCCTGAGCAACAATGCACAGGTCCTCACCCTCGGCCAGCGCGTGATTGGCTTGGAACTTGCCAAGAAGCTCGTGGGGGAATGGCTCGGCCACCGCTTCGATGAAAACTCTTCTTCCGCCGCCAAGGTGGATGCCATCTGCTCCTACGAGCCCAACTACACGAAGGCAGTCTGATCATGACCGAGACAAGCACCTCCACCGCCGGTGCCCCGAACACCGCAGCACGGAAGATCGCCGTCGTAGGTTCCGGCTACATGGGCGGCGGCATCGCCCAGGTCCTGGCGCTCGGCGGCGCCCGTGTTGCCTTGGCGGACGTTTCCGCCGAGGTGGCACAGAAGAACTTCGACCGTCTCCTGGAGGAATCGGACCAGTTCATTAAGGACGGCCTGTTCCCCGAGGGCTCCACTGAGATCCTCAAGCAGAACCTGTGGGCTGCCAAGGACATCGAGGAAGCCGTGGCCGATGCCGACTTCATCGAAGAGGCAGTGCCGGAAGTCCTGGAGATCAAGCACCAGACCCTGGCCCGGATCAGCGCCGCTGCAAAGCCGGACGCCCTGATCGGTTCCAACACCTCCACCATCTCCATCGCCGCGCTGGCTGAGGCTGTCACCAACCCGGAGCGTTTCCTGGGCGTGCACTTCTCCAACCCGTCCCCGTTTATCCCGGGCGTCGAGGTCATCCCGCACGCAGGCACGTCGGCTGCGACCGTTTCCGCATCGCAGGAAATGGTGCACGCCGCCGGCAAGCAGACCGCCGTCGTCAAGGATGTCACCGGATTTGTCCTGAACCGCCTGCAGTACGCGCTGTTCCACGAGGCAGCCCAGCTGGTTGAGCAGGGCATCGCAACCGCCGACGACGTCGACACCCTGGTGCGTACGACGTTCGGCTTCCGCCTGCCGTTCTTTGGCCCGTTCGCCATCGCCGACATGGCCGGGTTGGATGTCTACAACTTCTGCTACAAGTCGCTGCAGACCAGCTTCCCGGAACGCTTCGCAACGCCGAAGATCCTCACCGACCTCGTGGAAGCCGGCAAGCTCGGCACCAAGACCGGCGCAGGTTTCCTCAACGTTCCCGCCGAGCGCACCCCGGAACTCATCGCGTACCGCAACAAGGCTTACGTGGCCATGCAAAAGCTCATTGAAGAGCTTGGCCCGGCACCCATCAACTGATTCCACCAAGGAGAAATCCCATGACTTTCCCCGCTGAGCGCACCGCCATCGTCACCGGCGCTGTCTCCGAACGCGGCATCGGCCGCGCAACCGTGAACTACCTGGCCGCACAGGGCTGGAACATCGGCATCATCGACCTTGATGATGCCGCTTGCAAGGCAGCCGCCAAGGAAGTTGCCGCCGAATTCGGTGTCAAGGCCCACGGCGTTGGCGCCAACGTGGCCAGCGAAGCCGAGGTCCGTGCAGCCATCGACGAACTCGAGGCTGAACTGCCCCAGATCGTTGCCCTGGCCAACGTGGCCGGCGTCAGCTCGCCCATCGGCTACCTCGAGCTGGAACCGGCCGAATGGGACCGTGTCCTGAGCATCAACCTCAACGGCGTGCACTACGCCACCCGCCGCGTTGCCGAGTCCATGGTCAAGAACAAGATCGGCCGCATCGTCAACATCTCCTCCGTGTCCGCACAGCGCGGCGGCGGAACGTTCTCCAAGACCCCCTACTCGGTGGCGAAGGCCGGAGTGATCGGCCTGACGCGT
The Paenarthrobacter ureafaciens genome window above contains:
- a CDS encoding ribose-5-phosphate isomerase, with amino-acid sequence MSTAAGWRIVVGNDEAGVEYKQALVALLEADPRVESVTDVGVGANDSTAYPHVAVDAARKVADGEADRALLICGTGLGVAIAANKVPGIRAVTAHDSYSVERSVLSNNAQVLTLGQRVIGLELAKKLVGEWLGHRFDENSSSAAKVDAICSYEPNYTKAV
- a CDS encoding 3-hydroxyacyl-CoA dehydrogenase family protein, which produces MTETSTSTAGAPNTAARKIAVVGSGYMGGGIAQVLALGGARVALADVSAEVAQKNFDRLLEESDQFIKDGLFPEGSTEILKQNLWAAKDIEEAVADADFIEEAVPEVLEIKHQTLARISAAAKPDALIGSNTSTISIAALAEAVTNPERFLGVHFSNPSPFIPGVEVIPHAGTSAATVSASQEMVHAAGKQTAVVKDVTGFVLNRLQYALFHEAAQLVEQGIATADDVDTLVRTTFGFRLPFFGPFAIADMAGLDVYNFCYKSLQTSFPERFATPKILTDLVEAGKLGTKTGAGFLNVPAERTPELIAYRNKAYVAMQKLIEELGPAPIN
- a CDS encoding SDR family NAD(P)-dependent oxidoreductase produces the protein MTFPAERTAIVTGAVSERGIGRATVNYLAAQGWNIGIIDLDDAACKAAAKEVAAEFGVKAHGVGANVASEAEVRAAIDELEAELPQIVALANVAGVSSPIGYLELEPAEWDRVLSINLNGVHYATRRVAESMVKNKIGRIVNISSVSAQRGGGTFSKTPYSVAKAGVIGLTRATARELGPYDITVNAISPGPIDTDIMGGTLSEERKAELTQDLVVNRVGSTRDIAAAIAFLISEDSGYISGQTLNVDGGLYMH